In Burkholderia gladioli, a genomic segment contains:
- the rplT gene encoding 50S ribosomal protein L20 translates to MPRVKRGVTARARHKKIINLAKGYRGRRNNVYRIAKQAVMRAGQYAYRDRRNKKRVFRALWITRINAAVRQHDMTYSVFINGLKKASIELDRKVLADMAVFDKAAFAAIVKQVKAAVAA, encoded by the coding sequence ATGCCTCGAGTCAAACGTGGGGTAACCGCGCGGGCCCGTCACAAGAAGATCATCAACCTGGCCAAGGGTTATCGCGGTCGCCGCAATAACGTCTACCGCATCGCCAAGCAGGCGGTGATGCGTGCCGGTCAGTACGCTTATCGCGACCGTCGCAACAAGAAGCGTGTGTTCCGCGCACTGTGGATCACGCGTATCAATGCGGCAGTCCGTCAGCACGACATGACCTACAGCGTGTTCATCAACGGCCTGAAGAAGGCTTCGATCGAACTCGACCGTAAGGTGCTGGCCGATATGGCGGTGTTCGACAAGGCTGCTTTTGCCGCGATCGTCAAGCAGGTGAAAGCCGCCGTTGCAGCCTAA
- the pheS gene encoding phenylalanine--tRNA ligase subunit alpha, whose protein sequence is MDLDQIVADAKQAFEQAADITTLENEKARFLGKSGALTELLKGLGKLDPEARKTEGARINVAKQQVEGALTARRQALADALLNQRLASEAIDVTLPGRGAGAGSLHPVMRTWERVEQIFRSIGFDVADGPEIETDWYNFTALNSPENHPARSMQDTFYVDGKDAQGRQLLLRTHTSPMQVRYARMNKPPIKVIAPGRTYRVDSDATHSPMFNQVEGLWIEENVSFADLKGVYTDFLKKFFERDDILVRFRPSYFPFTEPSAEIDMMFEHGKNAGRWLEISGSGQVHPTVIRNMGLDPERYIGFAFGSGLERLTMLRYGVQDLRLFFENDLRFLRQFA, encoded by the coding sequence ATGGATCTGGACCAGATTGTCGCTGACGCGAAGCAGGCCTTCGAGCAGGCTGCCGATATCACCACGCTCGAAAACGAGAAGGCACGCTTTCTCGGCAAGTCGGGCGCGCTGACCGAGCTGTTGAAAGGGCTCGGCAAGCTCGATCCCGAAGCGCGCAAGACCGAGGGCGCGCGCATCAATGTCGCCAAGCAGCAAGTGGAAGGCGCGCTCACCGCGCGACGCCAGGCGCTTGCCGACGCGCTGCTCAACCAGCGCCTCGCCTCCGAGGCGATCGACGTCACGCTGCCGGGCCGCGGCGCCGGTGCGGGCAGCCTGCACCCGGTGATGCGCACCTGGGAACGCGTCGAACAGATTTTCCGCTCGATCGGCTTCGATGTCGCCGATGGTCCCGAGATCGAAACCGACTGGTACAACTTCACCGCACTGAACAGCCCCGAGAATCATCCGGCGCGTTCGATGCAGGACACCTTCTACGTCGACGGCAAGGATGCGCAGGGGCGCCAGTTGCTGCTGCGCACCCACACCAGCCCGATGCAGGTGCGCTACGCGCGCATGAACAAGCCGCCCATCAAGGTGATCGCCCCGGGCCGCACCTATCGCGTCGACAGCGATGCGACCCATTCGCCGATGTTCAACCAGGTCGAAGGCCTGTGGATCGAGGAGAACGTCAGCTTCGCCGATCTCAAGGGCGTCTACACCGACTTCCTGAAGAAATTCTTCGAGCGCGACGACATCCTGGTGCGTTTCCGCCCCTCGTATTTCCCGTTCACCGAGCCCTCGGCCGAGATCGACATGATGTTCGAGCACGGCAAGAACGCGGGCAGGTGGCTCGAGATCTCGGGCTCCGGCCAGGTGCACCCGACGGTGATCCGCAACATGGGTCTGGACCCGGAGCGCTATATCGGCTTCGCGTTCGGCAGCGGCCTCGAGCGTCTCACGATGCTGCGCTACGGCGTGCAGGACCTGCGCCTGTTCTTCGAGAACGATCTGCGCTTCCTTCGCCAGTTCGCGTGA
- the thrS gene encoding threonine--tRNA ligase, protein MVSIRLPDGSVRQYEHPVTVAEVAASIGPGLAKAALGGKLDGELVDTSALIDRDASLAIVTDKDADGLEIIRHSTAHLLAYAVKELFPEAQVTIGPVIDNGFYYDFSYSRPFTPEDLEKIEKRMQELAKKDEPVSRRVVSREEAAEYFRGIGEKYKAEIIESIPSSDEIKLYSHGGFTDLCRGPHVPSTGKLKVFKLMKVAGAYWRGDSKNEQLQRIYGTAWAKKEDQEAYLHMLEEAEKRDHRKLAKQLDLFHMQEESPGMVFWHPKGWTLWQQVEQYMRRRVNEAGYLEIKTPMIMDRSLWEASGHWQNYRENMFTTESEKRDYAIKPMNCPGHVQVFNHGLRSYRDLPLRYAEFGSCHRNEASGALHGLMRVRGFVQDDAHIFCTEDQFISESIAFNELAMSVYKDFGFDQISIKLSLRPDQRAGTDETWDRAEQGLRDALTACGLEWEELPGEGAFYGPKIEYHIKDALGRSWQCGTLQLDMVLPERLGAEYVAEDNSRRRPVMLHRAIVGSMERFLGILIEHHAGAMPSWLAPVQVVVMNIAENQAEYVRSLSQSLQKQGLRVEADLRNEKISYKIREHTLEKVPYLLVAGDKEREAQTVAVRARGGVDLGVMPVEAFVERLQQDLRAFK, encoded by the coding sequence ATGGTTTCGATACGCCTGCCCGACGGCTCAGTTCGACAATACGAGCATCCGGTGACAGTCGCCGAAGTGGCCGCATCGATCGGCCCCGGCCTCGCGAAGGCCGCGCTCGGAGGCAAGCTCGACGGCGAACTGGTCGATACCTCGGCGCTGATCGATCGCGACGCGTCGCTGGCGATCGTGACCGACAAGGACGCCGACGGCCTCGAGATCATCCGTCACTCGACCGCCCACCTGCTGGCCTACGCCGTCAAGGAGCTGTTCCCTGAGGCGCAGGTCACGATCGGGCCGGTGATCGACAACGGCTTCTACTACGACTTCTCCTACAGCCGGCCGTTTACGCCCGAGGATCTCGAGAAGATCGAGAAGCGCATGCAGGAACTCGCCAAGAAGGACGAGCCGGTGTCGCGCCGCGTGGTGTCGCGCGAGGAGGCGGCCGAGTATTTCCGCGGCATCGGCGAGAAGTACAAGGCCGAGATCATCGAGTCGATCCCGTCGAGCGACGAGATCAAGCTCTATTCGCATGGCGGCTTCACCGACCTCTGCCGCGGCCCGCACGTGCCGTCCACCGGCAAGCTCAAGGTGTTCAAGCTGATGAAGGTGGCGGGCGCCTACTGGCGCGGCGACTCGAAGAACGAGCAGCTGCAGCGCATCTACGGCACGGCCTGGGCGAAGAAGGAAGATCAGGAAGCCTACCTGCACATGCTCGAGGAAGCGGAAAAGCGCGACCATCGCAAGCTCGCCAAGCAGCTCGACCTGTTCCACATGCAGGAGGAGTCGCCGGGCATGGTGTTCTGGCACCCGAAGGGCTGGACGCTCTGGCAGCAGGTCGAGCAGTACATGCGCCGTCGCGTGAACGAGGCCGGTTATCTCGAGATCAAGACGCCGATGATCATGGATCGCTCGCTGTGGGAGGCCTCGGGCCACTGGCAGAACTATCGCGAGAACATGTTCACCACCGAATCGGAGAAGCGCGACTACGCGATCAAGCCGATGAACTGCCCGGGCCACGTCCAGGTGTTCAACCACGGCCTGCGCTCGTACCGCGACCTGCCGCTGCGCTATGCCGAGTTCGGCTCGTGCCACCGCAACGAAGCCTCGGGTGCGCTGCATGGCCTGATGCGTGTGCGCGGCTTCGTGCAGGACGATGCGCACATCTTCTGTACCGAGGACCAGTTCATCTCCGAGTCGATCGCGTTCAACGAACTCGCGATGAGCGTCTACAAGGACTTCGGGTTCGATCAGATCTCGATCAAGCTGTCGCTGCGCCCTGACCAGCGCGCCGGCACGGACGAGACCTGGGACCGTGCCGAGCAGGGCCTGCGCGACGCGCTGACCGCCTGCGGCCTGGAATGGGAAGAATTGCCGGGCGAGGGCGCTTTCTACGGCCCGAAGATCGAGTACCACATCAAGGACGCGCTCGGTCGCTCCTGGCAGTGCGGCACGCTGCAGCTGGACATGGTTCTGCCGGAGCGGCTCGGCGCCGAGTATGTCGCCGAGGACAACAGCCGCCGCCGGCCTGTCATGCTGCACCGCGCGATCGTCGGCTCGATGGAGCGTTTCCTCGGGATCCTGATCGAGCACCATGCCGGCGCGATGCCGTCCTGGCTGGCTCCGGTGCAGGTCGTGGTGATGAATATTGCGGAAAATCAAGCCGAATATGTACGGTCGCTGAGCCAATCGTTGCAAAAACAAGGGCTTAGGGTTGAGGCCGATTTGCGCAACGAGAAGATTAGCTATAAAATACGCGAGCACACGCTCGAAAAAGTGCCGTACCTGCTGGTGGCAGGCGACAAGGAGCGTGAAGCACAAACGGTAGCCGTGCGTGCCCGTGGCGGCGTCGATCTTGGCGTAATGCCGGTCGAAGCCTTCGTTGAGCGTCTGCAGCAGGATCTGCGGGCGTTCAAGTAA
- a CDS encoding alpha/beta fold hydrolase, with protein MPDSLPPSATPRERHLQCASPAGLHRLAYTEWGDPDNPRVLVCVHGLTRSGRDFDRLALALADRYRVVCPDVAGRGRSGWLADPRLYGLPQYVADMVTLIARLDVERVDWFGTSMGGLIGMLLGGLPGTPIARMLINDVGPRIEPDSLTRIGEYLGKDVHFESEQAGIDHLASLAASFGPLSGEQWREINAPLLRPDAEQGGWRVRYDPRIAEPFRATTPEQAAAGEAVLWRSFEAFAGPVLVVRGAESDLLSARTVEDMKARGQAVSSVEIPGVGHAPAFLDPAQITIACRFFDQDAS; from the coding sequence ATGCCCGATTCCCTTCCGCCTTCCGCCACGCCGCGCGAGCGCCATCTGCAATGCGCGAGCCCGGCAGGCCTGCACCGGCTCGCCTATACCGAATGGGGCGATCCCGACAACCCGCGCGTGCTGGTCTGCGTGCATGGACTGACGCGTTCCGGCCGCGATTTCGACCGGCTGGCGCTGGCGCTCGCGGATCGCTATCGCGTGGTCTGCCCCGACGTGGCGGGCCGCGGGCGCTCGGGCTGGCTGGCCGATCCGCGCCTCTATGGCCTGCCGCAATACGTGGCCGACATGGTCACCCTGATCGCGCGGCTCGACGTCGAGCGGGTGGACTGGTTCGGTACCTCGATGGGCGGCCTGATCGGCATGCTGCTCGGCGGGCTGCCCGGCACGCCGATCGCGCGCATGCTGATCAACGACGTCGGCCCGCGCATCGAGCCCGACTCGCTGACGCGGATCGGCGAGTACCTGGGCAAGGACGTCCATTTCGAATCGGAGCAGGCCGGCATCGACCATCTGGCTTCGCTGGCGGCCTCGTTCGGGCCGCTGTCGGGCGAGCAATGGCGCGAGATCAATGCGCCGCTGCTGCGCCCGGATGCCGAGCAGGGCGGCTGGCGCGTGCGCTACGATCCGCGCATCGCCGAGCCGTTCCGCGCCACCACGCCCGAGCAGGCGGCGGCCGGCGAGGCGGTGCTGTGGCGCTCGTTCGAGGCCTTCGCCGGGCCGGTGCTGGTGGTGCGCGGTGCCGAATCGGACCTGCTCTCGGCACGGACCGTCGAGGACATGAAGGCGCGCGGCCAGGCCGTGTCGAGCGTCGAGATTCCCGGCGTCGGCCACGCGCCGGCCTTCCTCGATCCGGCACAGATTACGATCGCCTGCCGTTTTTTCGACCAGGACGCGTCATAA
- a CDS encoding integration host factor subunit alpha: MNDMNSSEFEALLTAQRSALNRDVAAAPSGETPTLTKAELAELLFDSVGLNKREAKDMVEAFFEVIRDALENGESVKLSGFGNFQLRDKPQRPGRNPKTGEAIPIAARRVVTFHASQKLKALVENGSDTPITR; this comes from the coding sequence ATGAATGACATGAACTCGAGTGAATTCGAAGCCCTTCTGACGGCGCAGCGCAGCGCCCTGAACCGCGACGTGGCAGCGGCGCCGTCCGGCGAGACGCCGACGCTGACGAAGGCCGAACTCGCGGAACTGCTGTTCGACAGCGTCGGGCTCAACAAGCGGGAAGCCAAGGACATGGTCGAAGCCTTCTTCGAGGTGATCCGCGACGCGCTCGAGAATGGCGAGAGCGTGAAGCTGTCCGGCTTCGGCAACTTCCAGTTGCGCGACAAGCCGCAACGGCCGGGCCGCAACCCGAAGACGGGCGAGGCGATTCCGATTGCTGCGCGTCGTGTCGTCACCTTCCATGCGAGCCAGAAGCTGAAGGCGCTCGTCGAGAACGGCTCGGACACGCCGATCACACGCTGA
- the rpmI gene encoding 50S ribosomal protein L35, giving the protein MPKMKTKKSAAKRFVVRPGGTVKRGQAFKRHILTKKTTKNKRHLRGATAVHDSDLNSVRAMLPFA; this is encoded by the coding sequence ATGCCTAAGATGAAGACCAAGAAGAGCGCTGCGAAGCGCTTCGTGGTGCGTCCGGGCGGTACCGTCAAGCGCGGTCAAGCCTTCAAGCGTCACATCCTGACCAAGAAAACCACGAAGAACAAGCGTCACCTGCGCGGCGCAACGGCAGTTCATGATTCCGATCTGAACTCCGTCCGCGCGATGCTCCCGTTCGCGTAA
- the infC gene encoding translation initiation factor IF-3, protein MATDKSSHRINGEINAPEVRLVGVDGEPIGIVKLADAFRKSEELDVDLVEIAPQAVPPVCRLMDYGKFKYQESKKQHEAKLKQKVIQVKEVKFRPGTDDGDYNVKLRNLTRFLEEGDKTKITLRFRGREMAHQEIGMRMLERLRTDLDEFGQVEQMPKMEGRQMIMVLAPKKKK, encoded by the coding sequence ATCGCTACTGATAAGTCGTCGCATCGCATCAACGGTGAAATCAATGCGCCGGAAGTGCGTCTGGTCGGAGTCGATGGGGAACCCATCGGCATCGTGAAACTCGCCGATGCCTTCCGCAAGTCGGAAGAGCTGGATGTTGATCTGGTGGAGATCGCGCCGCAGGCCGTCCCCCCCGTTTGCCGTCTGATGGATTACGGCAAGTTCAAGTACCAGGAATCGAAGAAGCAGCACGAGGCGAAGCTGAAACAGAAGGTCATCCAGGTCAAGGAAGTCAAGTTCCGCCCGGGTACCGACGACGGTGACTACAACGTCAAGCTTCGCAACCTGACGCGCTTCCTCGAGGAAGGCGACAAGACGAAGATCACGTTGCGTTTCCGCGGCCGCGAAATGGCTCACCAGGAAATCGGCATGCGCATGCTTGAGCGCCTGCGCACCGATCTCGACGAGTTCGGCCAGGTCGAGCAGATGCCGAAGATGGAAGGGCGCCAGATGATCATGGTGCTCGCTCCGAAGAAGAAGAAGTGA
- a CDS encoding RelA/SpoT family protein: MNLDSVSAATASPEFEDVLAFVREHAGEACLSSGERLVDHAAGTVALMRTLNVDPQAVRAAALFALTPHLSDPETEIAQRFGEEVARLVTDVRKLLRLGTVSLMAAKQVPEGNRDAQAERRAQIEALRKMLLAFAQDIRVVVIRLASRLQSLRYYAAAKIEPPPDVARETLEIYAPLANRLGIWQLKWELEDLAFRFEDPVTYKRIAKLLDEKRVEREAYVTQAIARLEQELAAAQIPAEVSGRPKHIYSIWRKMRGKELDFSELYDVRAFRVIVPDIKDCYAVLGIVHHLWQPVPREFDDYISRPKPNGYKSLHTVVIGDDGRAFEVQIRTQEMHRFAEYGVAAHWRYKEAGTRGYGGQFSASDKYDEKIAWLRQLLAWKDEIADGSPESAGNEAWAQLRETSLDDDHIYVLTPQARVIALPHGATAVDFAYHLHSELGHRCRGARVDGAMVPLNTPLANGQTVEIVAVKEGGPSRDWLNPQLGYLQSGRARQKVRAWFNLIDQQEIITRGRAQVEKTLQREGKTSVSLDSLAARLGFKAPEELFAAVGKEEFSLRNIEQALSDAPPPEPEIEVPEQFEKRSSGASVAHGASTGVLVVGVDALLTQLARCCRPAPPDPISGFVTRGKGMSIHRSDCATFRRMSERAPERVLQTTWSADVLGGRGASVYPVDLMIDASDRQGLLRDISEVFAREKMNVIGVKTQSRRNAAVMQFTVEVSNSAQVQRACTLLGEVPGVVRASRKT, translated from the coding sequence ATGAATCTCGATTCCGTTTCCGCGGCCACCGCGTCGCCCGAGTTCGAGGACGTGCTCGCCTTCGTGCGCGAGCACGCGGGCGAGGCCTGCCTGTCCTCGGGCGAGCGGCTCGTCGATCACGCGGCCGGCACGGTGGCGCTGATGCGCACCCTCAACGTCGATCCGCAGGCGGTGCGCGCCGCCGCGCTGTTCGCGCTGACGCCGCACCTGAGCGATCCCGAAACCGAGATCGCGCAGCGTTTCGGCGAGGAGGTCGCCCGGCTGGTGACCGACGTGCGCAAGCTGCTGCGACTCGGCACGGTCAGCCTGATGGCCGCCAAGCAGGTGCCCGAGGGCAACCGCGACGCGCAGGCCGAGCGCCGCGCGCAGATCGAGGCGCTGCGCAAGATGCTGCTGGCCTTCGCCCAGGACATCCGGGTGGTGGTGATCCGGCTCGCCTCGCGCCTGCAGTCGCTGCGCTATTACGCGGCCGCCAAGATCGAGCCGCCGCCCGACGTGGCGCGCGAGACGCTCGAGATCTACGCGCCGCTGGCCAACCGGCTCGGCATCTGGCAACTGAAGTGGGAGCTCGAGGATCTCGCGTTCCGCTTCGAGGATCCGGTGACCTACAAGCGCATCGCCAAGCTGCTCGACGAGAAGCGCGTCGAGCGCGAAGCCTATGTCACGCAGGCGATCGCGCGGCTCGAGCAGGAGCTCGCCGCCGCGCAGATCCCGGCCGAAGTCAGCGGCCGGCCGAAACACATCTACAGCATCTGGCGCAAGATGCGCGGCAAGGAGCTCGATTTCTCCGAGCTCTACGACGTGCGCGCGTTTCGCGTGATCGTCCCCGACATCAAGGATTGCTATGCGGTGCTGGGCATCGTCCATCACCTGTGGCAACCGGTGCCGCGCGAGTTCGACGACTACATCTCGCGCCCCAAGCCGAACGGCTACAAGTCGCTACATACGGTGGTGATCGGCGACGACGGCCGTGCCTTCGAGGTGCAGATCCGCACCCAGGAGATGCACCGCTTCGCCGAGTACGGCGTGGCCGCGCACTGGCGCTACAAGGAGGCCGGCACGCGCGGTTACGGCGGCCAGTTCTCGGCCAGCGACAAGTACGACGAGAAGATCGCCTGGCTGCGGCAGTTGCTGGCCTGGAAGGACGAGATCGCCGACGGCTCACCCGAGAGCGCCGGCAACGAGGCCTGGGCGCAATTGCGCGAGACCTCGCTCGACGACGACCACATCTACGTGCTGACGCCGCAGGCGCGCGTGATCGCGCTGCCGCACGGCGCGACGGCCGTCGATTTCGCCTATCACCTGCACAGCGAGCTGGGGCACCGCTGCCGCGGCGCGCGCGTCGACGGCGCGATGGTGCCGCTCAACACGCCGCTGGCGAACGGGCAGACGGTGGAGATCGTCGCGGTCAAGGAGGGCGGGCCCTCGCGCGACTGGTTGAACCCGCAGCTCGGCTACCTGCAGAGCGGCCGGGCGCGGCAGAAGGTGCGTGCCTGGTTCAACCTGATCGACCAGCAGGAAATCATCACGCGCGGCCGCGCGCAGGTGGAAAAGACCTTGCAGCGCGAGGGCAAGACCTCGGTGAGCCTCGACAGCCTGGCCGCGCGGCTTGGGTTCAAGGCGCCCGAGGAGCTGTTCGCGGCGGTCGGCAAGGAAGAGTTCAGCCTGCGCAATATCGAGCAGGCGCTGTCCGATGCGCCGCCGCCCGAGCCCGAGATCGAGGTGCCCGAGCAGTTCGAGAAGCGCAGCAGCGGCGCCAGCGTGGCGCATGGTGCCTCGACGGGCGTGCTGGTGGTCGGCGTCGACGCGCTGCTGACCCAGCTCGCGCGCTGCTGCCGGCCGGCGCCGCCCGATCCGATCAGCGGCTTCGTCACGCGCGGCAAGGGCATGTCGATCCATCGCAGCGATTGTGCGACGTTTCGCCGCATGTCTGAGCGCGCGCCCGAACGCGTGTTGCAGACCACCTGGTCGGCCGATGTGTTGGGCGGGCGCGGCGCCTCGGTCTACCCGGTCGATCTGATGATCGACGCGAGCGATCGGCAGGGGTTGCTGCGCGACATTTCGGAAGTGTTCGCGCGCGAGAAGATGAACGTGATCGGCGTGAAGACGCAGAGCCGGCGCAATGCGGCGGTCATGCAGTTCACCGTCGAGGTTTCGAATTCGGCGCAGGTGCAGCGTGCCTGCACGCTGCTCGGCGAGGTGCCGGGCGTGGTGCGGGCCTCGCGCAAGACTTGA
- the pheT gene encoding phenylalanine--tRNA ligase subunit beta, whose protein sequence is MQFPESWLRTFVDPQLTTDELSHALTMAGLEVESLRAAAPPTSRIVVGRVLEVVKHPDADKLNVCQVDAGTGTTLNIVCGAPNVAPGIKVPVALVGAELPPAEEGGKPFLIKLSKLRGVESQGMLCSARELKLSEDHSGLLVLPEDTPIGQDIRDTLNLNDTIFEIKLTPNKADCLSVYGIARETAAITGAPLKPVAFPPAKVELDETLPVRISAPDLCGRFSGRVIRGVNARAKTPLWMVERLERAGQRSVSALVDISNYVMFELGRPSHVFDLDKIHGGIDVRWGKRGETLKLLNGNTVELDEQVGVIADQSQVESLAGIMGGDSTAVTLDTTNIYLEAAFWWPDSIRGRARRYNFSTDAAHRFERGVDYSTTVEHIERITQLILDICGGQAGPVDDQAVNLPSRAPVTMRVSRANRIIGVAVAAEEIASIFTRLGLSFTQDGDSFAVTPPPHRFDIEIEEDLIEEVARIYGFERIPARPPVATSEMRATNETQRSIHTIRHALAARDYAETVNFSFVDADWERDFAGNTNPVRLLNPIASQLSVMRTTLFGSLVSVLRHNLNRRADRVRVFETGRVYLADAEVAAGELSVEGYRQPKRVGALAYGPLLDEQWGAPTRQVDFFDVKGDLEALLAPAVARFVKAEHPALHPGRSARIELDGRAVGWIGELHPRLMQQYELPHAPVMFEIDAEALIARALPAPTEVSKFPPVRRDIAVVVDQQVEVQALFDAIKGALSGEACKFVQKVVLFDEFRAKSNTSGGLAAHEKSLAFRVTLQDPAGTLQDETVDLAIQALVESMRVHGARLRG, encoded by the coding sequence ATGCAATTCCCTGAATCCTGGTTGAGAACCTTTGTTGATCCGCAACTGACGACCGACGAGCTGTCGCATGCGCTGACGATGGCCGGCCTCGAGGTCGAGTCGCTGCGCGCCGCCGCGCCGCCGACCTCGCGGATCGTCGTCGGCCGCGTGCTCGAGGTGGTCAAGCACCCGGACGCGGACAAGCTGAACGTCTGCCAGGTCGATGCCGGCACCGGCACGACGCTGAACATCGTCTGCGGCGCTCCGAACGTGGCGCCCGGCATCAAGGTGCCGGTCGCGCTGGTCGGCGCGGAGCTGCCGCCCGCCGAAGAGGGCGGCAAGCCTTTCCTGATCAAGCTCTCGAAGCTGCGCGGCGTCGAAAGCCAGGGCATGCTCTGCTCGGCTCGCGAGCTGAAGCTGTCCGAGGATCACAGCGGCCTGCTGGTGCTGCCCGAGGACACGCCGATCGGCCAGGACATCCGCGACACGCTGAACCTGAACGACACGATCTTCGAGATCAAGCTGACGCCGAACAAGGCGGACTGCCTGTCGGTGTACGGCATCGCGCGCGAAACCGCCGCGATCACCGGCGCGCCGCTCAAGCCCGTCGCCTTCCCGCCGGCCAAGGTCGAGCTCGATGAGACGCTGCCGGTGCGCATCTCCGCGCCGGATCTGTGCGGCCGCTTCTCGGGCCGGGTGATCCGCGGCGTGAACGCGCGCGCGAAGACGCCGCTGTGGATGGTCGAGCGCCTCGAGCGCGCGGGCCAGCGCAGCGTCTCGGCCCTGGTCGACATCTCGAACTACGTGATGTTCGAGCTGGGCCGGCCCTCGCACGTGTTCGACCTGGACAAGATCCACGGCGGCATCGACGTGCGCTGGGGCAAGCGCGGCGAGACGCTCAAGCTGCTGAACGGCAACACGGTCGAGCTCGACGAGCAGGTGGGCGTGATCGCCGACCAGAGCCAGGTCGAGAGCCTGGCCGGCATCATGGGCGGCGACAGCACGGCCGTCACGCTCGACACCACGAATATCTATCTCGAGGCCGCCTTCTGGTGGCCCGACAGCATCCGCGGCCGCGCGCGCAGGTACAACTTCTCGACCGATGCCGCGCATCGCTTCGAGCGCGGCGTCGACTATTCGACCACCGTCGAGCACATCGAGCGGATCACCCAGCTGATCCTCGATATCTGCGGCGGCCAGGCTGGCCCGGTCGACGACCAGGCGGTGAACCTGCCGTCGCGCGCGCCGGTGACGATGCGCGTGTCGCGCGCCAATCGCATCATCGGCGTGGCGGTGGCGGCCGAGGAGATCGCCAGCATCTTCACGCGCCTGGGCCTGAGCTTCACGCAGGACGGTGACAGCTTCGCGGTGACGCCGCCGCCGCATCGCTTCGACATCGAGATCGAGGAAGACCTGATCGAGGAAGTCGCGCGGATCTACGGCTTCGAGCGGATCCCGGCGCGCCCGCCGGTGGCGACCAGCGAGATGCGCGCGACCAACGAGACGCAGCGCTCGATCCACACGATCCGTCATGCGCTGGCCGCGCGCGACTATGCGGAAACGGTCAACTTCAGCTTCGTCGATGCGGACTGGGAACGCGATTTCGCTGGCAACACCAATCCGGTGCGCCTGCTCAATCCGATCGCCAGCCAGCTCTCGGTGATGCGCACCACGCTGTTCGGCAGCCTGGTCAGCGTGCTGCGCCACAACTTGAACCGCCGCGCCGATCGCGTGCGCGTGTTCGAGACCGGCCGCGTTTATCTGGCCGATGCCGAGGTGGCGGCGGGCGAACTGAGCGTGGAGGGCTACCGGCAGCCCAAGCGGGTCGGCGCGCTGGCCTATGGCCCGCTGCTCGACGAGCAATGGGGCGCGCCGACGCGGCAGGTCGACTTCTTCGATGTGAAGGGCGACCTTGAGGCGCTGCTCGCGCCGGCCGTCGCGCGTTTCGTGAAGGCCGAGCATCCGGCGCTGCACCCGGGCCGCAGCGCGCGCATCGAACTCGATGGTCGCGCGGTGGGCTGGATCGGCGAACTGCATCCGCGCCTGATGCAGCAGTACGAACTGCCTCATGCGCCGGTGATGTTCGAGATCGACGCCGAGGCCTTGATCGCGCGTGCGCTGCCGGCGCCGACCGAGGTGTCGAAGTTCCCGCCGGTGCGTCGCGATATCGCCGTGGTGGTCGACCAGCAGGTCGAGGTGCAAGCCTTGTTCGACGCGATCAAGGGGGCGTTGTCGGGCGAGGCATGCAAGTTCGTCCAGAAGGTTGTACTCTTTGACGAATTTCGTGCAAAATCAAACACTTCCGGTGGATTGGCGGCGCACGAGAAAAGCCTGGCATTCCGCGTCACCCTGCAGGATCCGGCCGGGACGCTGCAGGACGAGACGGTCGATCTCGCGATCCAGGCCCTCGTCGAGAGCATGCGGGTCCACGGCGCGCGACTGCGCGGCTGA
- a CDS encoding RidA family protein codes for MAVIRHHVGPRLSETAVYNGTVYLAGQIAEDTSQDIKGQTQEVLGHIDRLLAEVNSDKANLLSVQIYITDMANFPAMNEVWEGWVVQGATPPRATVEAKLANPACLVEVVVVAAQKS; via the coding sequence ATGGCAGTCATCCGTCACCACGTCGGTCCCCGTCTTTCCGAAACCGCGGTCTACAACGGCACCGTCTACCTCGCCGGCCAGATCGCCGAGGACACGAGCCAGGACATCAAGGGCCAGACGCAGGAAGTGCTGGGCCATATCGACCGCCTGCTGGCCGAAGTGAACAGCGACAAGGCCAACCTGCTGTCGGTGCAGATCTACATCACCGACATGGCCAATTTCCCGGCCATGAACGAAGTCTGGGAAGGCTGGGTGGTGCAGGGCGCCACGCCGCCGCGCGCGACCGTCGAGGCCAAGCTCGCGAACCCGGCCTGCCTGGTCGAGGTGGTGGTGGTCGCCGCGCAGAAGAGCTGA